In Bradyrhizobium paxllaeri, the genomic stretch GCTGGGGCGATGCCGGCGCCTACTATGTTTTCCTGAATCCGGATGCGCTGAAGAAGCAGGATTTCTCAAGGGCGCAGATGTTCATCGAATGTCATTGATGCAAACCTCGGGCAAACATGCCGCGAGATCGCGAAACTATATCCACGTCATTGCGAGAAGCGAAGCGACGAAGCAATCCATGCTTCCGTTATGCCGTGAGATGGATTGCTTCGCTGCGCTCGCAATGACGTGGCCAGACGCGGAGTATCAATACCTTGCACCAAGCGCAAAACTAGTACCGCGGCGTATTGTACTGCGGACAGCGATGCACGTAGTCCCAGGGAATGTCATAGACGCAGGTGTAACGGAGGTCGTCCGACTGTTTGATTGGCGGCGGGGCCTCTACGATCACCGGTCGGTCGATATCGCTCGGCAGACCGTAGACGATGCCGCCAGGCCAGAAACCGCTTACGCCCCGGTGATGGTGATGATGGTGCCCCGAGTTGGGGAATGCCGGGAAAGCCGGACGCGTTGGCGCCGCGCCCGCACCGCGTGCCGCGGCCGGATCGGCCGATGCTTGGCCCGTGGCAAGGACAAGCGCGGCGGCGCTGAGGGATGCAATAAACGTCGTTCGATAGGTCATGGCACTCACCCATGGGAGGTTACTGGGCAGCATTCCCAAAACGCTAAGCCGGGCCTTTCGTGCCCGCAAAGACATAATTAATTATTGGTTAAAGCGTAATCTTAATGGTGCGGTGCTCTCCAGGTCGCGCGGCCAGGGCTCGCGACCGACGTCCGATTGAAGAGAGCAGGGGGTACAAACAGGCGCAATGGGCGACATCTACGACCCCCAGTTCGTGAAGGCCGTCTTCGATCGCTGCTCGGACCGCTACATCACCTTCAGCCTGCTCTGTTCGTTCGGCTTCACCGAGCGCTGGCGCCGGCAATGCGTGGCGGCGATGCCGGCGCTTCCCAGTGGCGGTGCGCGCGGCTACGATCTGATGGCGGGGACCGGCGAGGTCTGGCCGCATCTGTTGCAGCGCTTTGACGATGTCGGCGCGATCACCGCGGTCGATATCTCCTCCGGCATGCATCGCCGCGCCATGGAGCGGCTGCACGCCCACCGTGCCCACCGGATCGAGTTCATCGAGGACGACGTGCTGGCGAGCGATCTGCCGCCGGAGAGCGCGGACTTCGTCATCTCCACCTTCGGCCTGAAGACATTCAACCCGGAGCAGCATGCCCGCCTGGCCGCCTTGCTCGCGCGCGTGCTGAAGCCCGGCGGCGTCTTCTCCATGATCGAGGCTTCGGACCCGAAAGGGTGGTGGCTTCGGCCGCTGTACCTGCTTCACCTCAAGGCGGTTCTGCCGCTGATCGAGCGCACGCTCCTGCGCGGCGCGCAGGATTTTGCGATGATCGGAACCTACAGCACCAATTTCGGCAATGCGGCCGAGATCGCGGCCATGCTGCGCGCCCACGGCCTTGAGGTAAAATTCACAAAATACTTTTTCGGCTGCGCCACCGGAGTCGCCGGTCGCAAGGTCGCGCCGATGGTCGAACCATAGGCCAAATGAAGGTGAACGATGGTGGACGATGTTGCGATGACGGTGCGGCCTGCTGATCCGTCCGAGACCGGTGTGCTTGCGCGCCTGTGGTACGACGGCTGGCAGGATGCCCACGCCGCGATCCTGCCGCCAAAATTAGCGCAGGCGCGCACGCTTGAAAGCTTTGCCGAGCGGATGGCCGCCGCGCTCGCCGACGTGCGGGTGATCGGGCCGCAACGCGCGCCGCTAGGCTTCGCGATGCTGAAGGGCGATGAACTCTACCAGTTCTATGTGGCCGCGGAAGCGCGCGGCGTCGGCACGGCCGCCGCGCTGATGACAGACGCGGAAGCGCGGTTGTCGGAGCGCGGGGTCGAAACGGCGTGGCTCGCCTGCGCGATAGGCAACGCGCGCGCCGCCAGATTCTATGAGAAGTGCGGATGGTATCTCGCCAGAACGATGGTCAGTCGCCTCGACACGGCCGATGGCTCGTTCGACCTGGAAGTCTGGCGCTACGAGAAGCGGCTGGCGCCCCGGTGAAGCCGATCATCCGCTCGGATAGCCCGCTCTAAGCGTTACGCGACATCTTGTCGAACCGCTTGATCAGTCTCTCGCGCTTCATGCGGGACAGTCGCCTGATCCAGAACACGCCGTCGAGCTGGTCGATCTCATGCTGGTGGCAGACGGCGCGCAGGCCTTCCGATTCCTCGGTCTGCGGGTTGCCGT encodes the following:
- a CDS encoding DUF1963 domain-containing protein, producing MTIATDDAMRWCWGDAGAYYVFLNPDALKKQDFSRAQMFIECH
- a CDS encoding class I SAM-dependent methyltransferase, whose translation is MGDIYDPQFVKAVFDRCSDRYITFSLLCSFGFTERWRRQCVAAMPALPSGGARGYDLMAGTGEVWPHLLQRFDDVGAITAVDISSGMHRRAMERLHAHRAHRIEFIEDDVLASDLPPESADFVISTFGLKTFNPEQHARLAALLARVLKPGGVFSMIEASDPKGWWLRPLYLLHLKAVLPLIERTLLRGAQDFAMIGTYSTNFGNAAEIAAMLRAHGLEVKFTKYFFGCATGVAGRKVAPMVEP
- a CDS encoding GNAT family N-acetyltransferase translates to MVDDVAMTVRPADPSETGVLARLWYDGWQDAHAAILPPKLAQARTLESFAERMAAALADVRVIGPQRAPLGFAMLKGDELYQFYVAAEARGVGTAAALMTDAEARLSERGVETAWLACAIGNARAARFYEKCGWYLARTMVSRLDTADGSFDLEVWRYEKRLAPR